Genomic window (Thermanaeromonas sp. C210):
AACGAAGGGCATGAGGTGGTCGTGGTAGACGATCTGAGCGGCGGGAGGGAGGAGAACCGCAACCCGGCGGCCAGGTTTTACCGTCTGGACATTTGCTCGCCGGAGCTGGAGGCGGTTTTTGCCACAGAGGGAATAGAAGTTGTCAACCACCATGCGGCCCAGATTGATGTGCGCCGCTCGGTGGCGGACCCGGCAGAGGACGCGCGGGTCAACATCCGCGGCCTGCTCAACCTCCTGCAAAATGCGGTGCGGCACAAGGTAAAGGGCATCATCTTTGCTTCT
Coding sequences:
- a CDS encoding NAD-dependent epimerase/dehydratase family protein; protein product: MRVLVTGGAGFIGSHLVDALINEGHEVVVVDDLSGGREENRNPAARFYRLDICSPELEAVFATEGIEVVNHHAAQIDVRRSVADPAEDARVNIRGLLNLLQNAVRHKVKGIIFAS